One Plasmodium coatneyi strain Hackeri chromosome 14, complete sequence genomic window carries:
- a CDS encoding 50S ribosomal protein L24, with translation MSRYVKYFMQAKRLDKRKRKYGQLDFLELSKELSIPFPLRERNQPKHLDLSKYLNIKVGDLVKVLYGPYKDKEGIVLNINPKRNTVIVDGCNMKKSAWNVTKKNAGTIITQEMPIHITNVAILDPITKKATVVKRRYMMHGECVRISKISGCAMPEPVNVQAFKEQNNYELFIHKKKTGPPIKDIYAERDSKNFNLLKKIAYEIKKKRFYEMKNFFNNTAPGQGSSSLEE, from the coding sequence ATGTCCAGGTATGTGAAGTACTTTATGCAGGCCAAGCGGCTGGATaagcgaaaaagaaaatacgGGCAGTTGGATTTCCTCGAACTAAGCAAAGAGCTGAGTATCCCCTTTCCGCTGCGAGAAAGAAATCAACCCAAGCACCTAGACCTATCTAAGTACCTAAATATAAAAGTGGGAGACCTTGTTAAGGTACTCTATGGCCCCTATAAAGACAAAGAAGGTATCGTCTTAAACATAAACCCCAAAAGAAACACGGTAATAGTTGATGGGTGTAACATGAAAAAATCTGCATGGAATGttacaaagaaaaatgccgGTACGATTATAACACAGGAAATGCCTATACACATCACCAACGTTGCCATCCTAGATccaataacaaaaaaagcaacgGTGGTTAAGAGGAGGTATATGATGCATGGGGAATGTGTGCGTATATCAAAAATCTCCGGGTGTGCCATGCCTGAACCTGTTAATGTGCAAGCCTTCAAGGAACAGAATAACTATGAGCTCTTCATccacaagaaaaaaacgggacCTCCAATTAAAGACATCTACGCGGAGAGAGACTCCAAAAACTTTAACTTGTTAAAGAAGATAGCCTACGagattaagaaaaaaagattttacgaaatgaaaaactttTTCAATAACACGGCACCAGGGCAAGGCAGCTCTTCTCTGGAGGAGTAG
- a CDS encoding Integral membrane protein, with amino-acid sequence MVNKKTQEARKAFYDEDVEKCKEAHDSYHSLDKHGEQHSLDKDNLKTIIFGSLDGIITIFAIVSGCVGAKITPAQVIIIGVGNLFANAISMGFSEYTSTSAQRDFMLAEKKREEWEIENCPSEEKQEMIDIYMNKYKFDSEDARNLVEITFRNKNFFLEHMMSEELGLIVTHEEKNESLKKGIIMFLSFCVFGMIPLFSYVAYTFFFEYTDYNTSFVVVSVSTLITLFILGIFKSQFTNQKPIECALCMVINGSIAGMVPFLLGILLKNNIAD; translated from the exons ATGGTGAACAAGAAAACGCAGGAAGCGCGAAAGGCCTTCTACGACGAAGACGTGGAAAAGTGCAAGGAGGCCCATGACTCTTATCACAGCTTGGACAAACATGGAGAGCAACACAGTCTAGATAAGGACAATTTAAAAACAATTATTTTTGGAAGTCTCGATGGAATTATCACCATTTTTGCCATCGTCTCCGGATGTGTAGGAGCAAAAATAACACCTGCACAGGTCATAATTATTGGAGTAGGTAATTTATTTGCGAATGCAATTTCGATGGGATTTAGCGAATACACCAGCACGAGTGCACAGAGAGACTTTATGttagctgaaaaaaaaagagaagaatggGAGATCGAAAATTGCCCATCGGAGGAAAAACAAGAAATGAttgacatatatatgaacaagtATAAATTTGACAGTGAGGATGCGAGAAATCTTGTGGAAATCACATttcgaaataaaaatttttttttggaacatATGATGTCAGAGGAGTTGGGACTGATTGTCACTCATGAGGAAAAGAACGAGTCgttgaaaaaaggaattattatGTTTTTAAGTTTTTGTGTTTTTGGAATGATTCCTTTGTTTTCCTACGTGGCGTATACCTTTTTCTTCGAGTACACAGATTATAATACCTCCTTCGTCGTTGTTTCTGTGTCCACGTTGATTACGCTCTTCATCCTGGGCATATTTAAG TCCCAGTTCACCAATCAGAAGCCCATCGAATGCGCCCTATGCATGGTCATCAATGGATCCATTGCAGGAATGGTCCCATTCCTCCTGGGAATTTTGCTCAAAAACAACATCGCCGACTGA